A DNA window from Rhineura floridana isolate rRhiFlo1 chromosome 11, rRhiFlo1.hap2, whole genome shotgun sequence contains the following coding sequences:
- the LOC133366567 gene encoding olfactory receptor 14A16-like, with amino-acid sequence MHNVSSTSEFLLLEFSQIRELQILHFIVFLALYLTTVMGNLFIILAIALDHHLHTPMYFFLMNLAISDLGTVSVTVPKSMVNSLVNSRHISYSECVTQVFFFFLFGSCDFALLTIMAHDRYVAICKPLQYEAIMNKGACIQMTTIAWIISIVYSVLHTGSTFSMTFCSNNVEQFFCEIPKLLKLSCSNLYIVEVGLIVFSFITVFGCFIFIIGTYVWIFTAVLKIPSVQGRHKALSTCLPHLVVVSLLIFTSLFVYARPPSNSSSDLDLVFSVIYAILPPMLNPFIYSTRNKEIQTALRKLLNLRYFSDTLPRIVLRFSRFPCIGLPRS; translated from the coding sequence ATGCATAATGTGTCTTCCACCTCTGAATTTCTCCTGCTGGAATTCTCTCAGATCCGAGAACTGCAGATTTTACACTTCATTGTATTCCTAGCATTGTACTTAACAACTGTAATGGGGAATCTTTTCATCATCCTTGCAATAGCCCTTGACCATCATCTGCATACACCAATGTATTTCTTCCTAATGAACTTGGCCATTTCTGACCTTGGCACAGTTTCTGTCACTGTACCCAAATCCATGGTTAATTCACTTGTGAACAGCAGGCACATTTCTTATTCTGAATGTGTCACTcaagttttcttcttctttttatttgGTAGCTGTGATTTTGCCCTCTTAACAATAATGGCACATGACCGGTATGTTGCCATTTGCAAACCACTACAATATGAAGCAATTATGAACAAAGGAGCCTGCATTCAGATGACAACCATTGCGTGGAttatcagtattgtctactctgtgtTACACACTGGTAGCACATTTTCAATGACCTTCTGTTCCAATAATGTTGAACAATTCTTCTGTGAAATCCCCAAACTCCTAAAACTGTCTTGCTCTAACTTGTACATTGTTGAAGTTGGACTTATTGTGTTTAGTTTTATCACAGTGTTTGGATGCTTTATCTTTATTATTGGAACTTATGTGTGGATCTTCACTGCAGTCCTCAAAATCCCTTCTGTACAGGGACGGCATAAGGCTCTCTCCACCTGCCTCCCACACCTTGTTGTTGTCTCTTTGCTTATATTCACTTCACTCTTTGTTTATGCAAGACCTCCCAGTAATAGCTCATCTGATCTAGATCTAGTTTTTTCTGTGATATATGCTATTCTTCCTCCTATGCTGAATCCTTTCATCTATAGCACGAGAAACAAAGAGATTCAGACTGCACTGAGGAAGCTATTGAATCTTAGATACTTTTCTGACACTCTTCCCAGAATTGTTCTGAGGTTTTCGAGATTTCCCTGTATAGGTCTGCCCAGGAGTTGA